The Haladaptatus sp. R4 DNA segment GGTGAACAGATATAAGTGGGTGACCAATTGATAGGTACCATGAACGTAGATGGGCGTTGCCCGGTGAACGCGACGAAGACGTCGTTTACGCTACTGGAAACCCTCGCGGCCGACGGTCCGCTCGGGGTGACGGAACTGGCCTCCCGAATCGACACGACGAAGGGAACCGTTCACAACCACCTGACGACGTTGCGTAGCCTGGGATACGTCAAACAGGTCGATGGCCGATACGACCTCACGCTTCGCTCGCTCGCGACGGGCGAGCGGACGAGGGATCGGATGCAGTTGTTCCGGGTCGCAAAGCCGTATCTCGACAATCTCACGAAGACGACCGGCGAGTACGCCGGTCTCTACGTCGGGGAAGCGAGTTGTGCGACTCGCGTGTATCACGCGACCTGCTCCGATTCGTGGTCTCCCTCGTCGGTCAACGGCGATCAAGTGCCGTTGCACGCCACCGCGGCCGGGAAAGCGATACTCTCCTCCATGTCCGACGACCGCGTCGAGGATTGTATCCGACGCCACGGATTGGATCGCTATACCGACGGGACGATCACCGACTCGTCACGGTTGTTCGAACAGTTGCGAAAGGTGCGTGACGACCGCGTCGCGTACAGCCGCGGGGAACGAATCGAGGACGTGAACGGTGTCGCCGCTCCGATCCGTGGCGGCGACACCGACGGACGGGCGGCCATCTGCGTCGTCGGTCCGGACGAGGTCCTCCACGGACGACATTTCGAGGAGGACGTCACGGGACAGGTGTTCAGCACCGCGAAGAAGATAGAACTCGACCTCCGTTCGGCGTGACGCGTTCGACTTCCTACCGCGTTCGGCGTAACGTGTTCAACGTAATGCGTTCGACGTAATTCGTTCAACTCTCCTAAACACGTGTAACCGGGCGGCTGACCGTCAGCAGTAGAACGTCCGTTCCACGAAGGTCATTACACCAATATGCCTGTAATGGATCGTTGGTTCGGCTGGAGACCGGAACGACGAGAATCCCGCAGACCACGAGTTCGTTCTCGATACCAGAACACAATGTCTTCATTTGACCATCATCTACGACCTCGTATTTTCCCGTACCACTCTTCGAATGCGGTGCTGTCCCTGTTTTAGCGGGGACGTCGAACGAACGGGCGTGACGGCCGCGGCCAATTGAATTCTGATATCCAGAACACGACGAAACGTGATTCCGTAGAAACAGCTCCACGAAGATGGATCGGAACGCCGTCCCCGAATCCCCTCGCCGACCAACGTCGGGACGTGGCCCCGAACGTCCGGGCGTCGTCGGCAGTCGAAGATGGCCGTCGCTGTCCCGGTGCTCGGGCGTGTCGTGCTATCGGATTAGACGCTCACCGTTCCGTTGACGAGTCGTCCGATACGATCGATGTCGATGGTTACCTCGTCACCTTCGGTGAGGGTGAACGACTCCGGGGGGACGAGCGCAGTTCCGGTGAGTAGAACCAGCGTTTCGGGGAGCGTGTTGTGCCGTTCGAGATACGAGACGAGTTCCTCGCAGGTGGTCGCCATCTCACTCG contains these protein-coding regions:
- a CDS encoding IclR family transcriptional regulator gives rise to the protein MNVDGRCPVNATKTSFTLLETLAADGPLGVTELASRIDTTKGTVHNHLTTLRSLGYVKQVDGRYDLTLRSLATGERTRDRMQLFRVAKPYLDNLTKTTGEYAGLYVGEASCATRVYHATCSDSWSPSSVNGDQVPLHATAAGKAILSSMSDDRVEDCIRRHGLDRYTDGTITDSSRLFEQLRKVRDDRVAYSRGERIEDVNGVAAPIRGGDTDGRAAICVVGPDEVLHGRHFEEDVTGQVFSTAKKIELDLRSA